In Actinomyces radicidentis, one genomic interval encodes:
- a CDS encoding YlxR family protein, translating into MATTSHVPERTCVGCRGRAPRAQLLRLVTTQGGELAVDVRAVAPGRGAWIHPDPECLALAERRNAFGRALRVSGSPDATPVRQWLDRDAGGS; encoded by the coding sequence GTGGCAACCACCTCACACGTGCCCGAGCGCACCTGCGTCGGCTGCCGCGGCAGGGCCCCCCGGGCGCAGCTGCTGCGCCTGGTGACGACGCAGGGCGGCGAGCTCGCCGTCGACGTCCGGGCCGTGGCGCCCGGACGCGGCGCCTGGATCCACCCGGATCCCGAGTGCCTCGCCCTCGCCGAGCGCAGGAACGCCTTCGGGCGCGCCCTGCGCGTGAGCGGGTCGCCGGATGCGACCCCCGTGAGGCAGTGGCTCGACCGCGACGC